One Hydrogenophaga crassostreae genomic region harbors:
- a CDS encoding dipeptidase gives MIHWEAHTCLPLHPEASFEPLDRYRALGVHYVSINVGMDMNPLSQILPVIAAFRARLAAEPERYVLPKKVSEIESARVNGQLAVGFDLEGALPLLEQPAMVALFRDLGVRQIHFAYNRNNAVAGGCHDTPQGLTALGRRMVDAVNDAGVLMDCAHTERRSSLDIMARSRHPVVFSHANPLALAEHGRNVSDEQIRACAATGGVVCLSGVSPFLGIDQPGAIDVARHAAYVADLVGAEHVGLGLDIGFSQSGLTDDPPPPFDPGRWWPAAAGYGQGIRGITYTPLDTWSDLPQALQAAGMRDTDIRGVMGGNMARVARHVWGG, from the coding sequence ATGATCCATTGGGAAGCCCACACCTGCCTGCCACTGCACCCTGAAGCCAGCTTCGAACCACTCGATCGCTACCGGGCGCTGGGCGTTCACTACGTCAGCATCAACGTGGGCATGGACATGAATCCACTGTCACAGATCCTGCCGGTGATCGCAGCGTTTCGCGCCCGCCTGGCGGCTGAGCCGGAGCGCTATGTGCTGCCGAAAAAGGTGTCGGAAATCGAGAGCGCACGGGTCAACGGGCAACTGGCCGTGGGTTTCGACCTCGAAGGCGCCTTGCCTTTGCTGGAACAGCCCGCCATGGTCGCGCTCTTTCGCGATCTGGGGGTACGCCAGATCCACTTCGCCTACAACCGCAACAACGCTGTGGCCGGTGGTTGCCATGACACGCCGCAAGGGCTCACGGCCCTAGGACGACGCATGGTGGACGCGGTCAACGATGCCGGCGTGCTGATGGACTGCGCCCACACCGAGCGCCGCAGTTCCCTTGACATCATGGCCCGTTCACGCCACCCGGTGGTGTTCAGCCACGCGAACCCGCTCGCGCTCGCGGAACATGGGCGCAACGTCAGCGACGAGCAGATCCGCGCTTGCGCAGCCACGGGAGGCGTGGTCTGCCTCTCGGGAGTCTCTCCGTTTCTGGGTATTGACCAGCCGGGCGCCATCGATGTCGCCCGCCATGCGGCCTACGTGGCAGACCTGGTGGGCGCCGAGCACGTGGGCCTGGGCCTGGACATCGGCTTCTCGCAAAGTGGATTGACCGACGACCCGCCACCACCTTTCGACCCGGGCCGTTGGTGGCCCGCAGCGGCGGGCTACGGACAGGGCATCAGAGGCATCACCTATACCCCGCTCGACACATGGTCCGACCTGCCTCAGGCATTGCAGGCGGCCGGCATGCGTGACACAGACATCCGCGGCGTGATGGGCGGCAACATGGCGCGGGTTGCGCGCCATGTGTGGGGTGGCTAA